The proteins below come from a single Acidovorax sp. NCPPB 4044 genomic window:
- the ccoS gene encoding cbb3-type cytochrome oxidase assembly protein CcoS, producing the protein MDILYLLIPLSVVLVLLILVGLWWAIDRGQFENVEQEGERILRDD; encoded by the coding sequence ATGGACATCCTGTACCTGCTGATCCCTTTGTCGGTCGTGCTCGTGCTGCTCATCCTCGTCGGGCTCTGGTGGGCCATCGACCGTGGCCAATTCGAGAACGTCGAGCAGGAAGGCGAACGCATTCTTCGGGACGATTGA
- the ccoN gene encoding cytochrome-c oxidase, cbb3-type subunit I, producing the protein MDSSVSNAAHYNDTVVRQFSIMAVVWGVVGMLVGVIIAAQLAWPELNFGIPWLSYGRLRPLHTNAVIFAFGGCALFATSYYVVQRTGQVRLFAGRLASFTFWGWQAVIVAAAISLPLGYTTGKEYAELEWPIDILITLVWVSYAIVFFGTVGKRRVRHIYVANWFFGGFILAVALLHVVNSAEVPAGWMKSYSAYAGVQDAMVQWWYGHNAVGFFLTAGFLGMMYYFIPKQAGRPVYSYRLSIVHFWALIFTYMWAGPHHLHYTALPDWTQSVGMVFSLILLAPSWGGMINGVMTLSGAWHKLREDPILRFLIVSLSFYGMATFEGPMMSIKTVNALSHYTDWTVGHVHAGALGWVGLITMGSLYYLVPRLFGREKMHSIKAIELHFWLSTIGIVLYIAAMWIAGVMQGLMWRAVNADGTLTYTFVESVKATYPFYVIRFSGGLLYLGGMLVMAWNVWKTAMAGRSVKVQIPVVGPAHA; encoded by the coding sequence ATGGATTCTTCTGTCTCGAATGCCGCGCACTACAACGACACGGTCGTGCGGCAGTTTTCAATCATGGCCGTCGTGTGGGGCGTGGTTGGCATGCTGGTGGGCGTGATCATCGCCGCGCAGCTCGCCTGGCCCGAACTCAACTTCGGCATCCCCTGGCTCAGCTATGGCCGCCTGCGGCCGCTGCACACCAACGCGGTGATCTTCGCGTTCGGCGGCTGCGCGCTGTTCGCCACCAGCTACTACGTGGTGCAGCGCACGGGGCAGGTCCGTCTCTTCGCAGGCCGGCTCGCGTCGTTCACGTTCTGGGGATGGCAGGCGGTCATCGTGGCCGCGGCCATCAGCCTGCCGCTGGGCTACACCACCGGCAAGGAGTACGCCGAGCTGGAGTGGCCCATCGACATCCTGATCACGCTGGTGTGGGTGTCCTATGCCATCGTGTTCTTCGGCACCGTGGGCAAGCGCCGCGTGCGCCACATCTACGTGGCCAACTGGTTCTTCGGCGGGTTCATCCTGGCGGTGGCGCTGCTGCACGTGGTCAATAGCGCGGAAGTTCCTGCGGGCTGGATGAAGAGCTATTCGGCTTATGCGGGCGTGCAGGACGCCATGGTCCAGTGGTGGTACGGCCACAATGCCGTGGGCTTCTTCCTCACGGCCGGGTTCCTGGGAATGATGTACTACTTCATTCCGAAGCAGGCCGGCCGCCCGGTGTACTCGTACCGCCTGTCGATCGTGCACTTCTGGGCGCTGATCTTCACCTATATGTGGGCGGGTCCCCACCACCTGCACTACACCGCGCTGCCCGACTGGACGCAGTCCGTGGGCATGGTGTTCTCCCTCATCCTGCTGGCACCCAGCTGGGGCGGGATGATCAACGGCGTGATGACGCTCTCGGGCGCCTGGCACAAGCTGCGCGAAGACCCCATCCTGCGCTTCCTGATCGTGTCGCTGTCGTTCTACGGCATGGCCACGTTCGAGGGCCCGATGATGTCCATCAAGACCGTCAACGCCCTGAGCCACTACACCGACTGGACCGTGGGCCACGTGCACGCCGGCGCGCTCGGCTGGGTCGGCCTCATCACCATGGGCTCGCTCTACTACCTCGTGCCGCGCCTGTTCGGCCGCGAAAAGATGCACTCCATCAAGGCGATCGAGCTGCATTTCTGGCTGTCCACCATCGGCATCGTGCTCTACATCGCCGCGATGTGGATCGCCGGCGTCATGCAGGGCCTGATGTGGCGCGCGGTCAATGCCGACGGCACGCTCACCTACACCTTCGTGGAAAGCGTGAAAGCCACCTATCCGTTCTACGTCATCCGTTTCTCCGGCGGTCTGCTGTACCTGGGCGGCATGCTGGTGATGGCCTGGAACGTCTGGAAGACCGCCATGGCCGGCCGCTCGGTCAAGGTGCAGATCCCGGTCGTGGGCCCGGCCCACGCCTGA
- the ccoO gene encoding cytochrome-c oxidase, cbb3-type subunit II yields the protein MSDNTKASTGFSHEKIETNNFLMIVLIVLVVAVGGLAEIVPLFFQKSTTEPVNGVQPYTATQLLGRDIYLREGCYNCHSQMIRPFRAETLRYGHYSVAGEFVYDHPFQWGSKRTGPDLHRVGGKYSDEWHRIHLNNPRDVVPESNMPAYPWLEKTAVDPAVAAPRMKALRTVGVPYTDEQIDGAAAEVKGKTEMDVLVAYLQVMGRALK from the coding sequence ATGTCCGACAACACCAAAGCTTCCACCGGTTTCTCCCACGAGAAGATCGAGACCAACAACTTCCTCATGATCGTGCTGATCGTGCTGGTGGTTGCCGTGGGCGGTCTCGCGGAGATCGTTCCGCTGTTCTTCCAGAAGTCCACCACCGAGCCGGTGAACGGCGTGCAGCCGTACACGGCCACGCAACTGCTCGGCCGCGACATCTACCTGCGCGAGGGTTGCTACAACTGCCATTCGCAGATGATCCGCCCCTTCCGCGCCGAGACGCTGCGCTACGGCCACTACTCGGTGGCCGGCGAGTTCGTGTACGACCACCCGTTCCAGTGGGGCAGCAAGCGCACGGGCCCCGACCTGCACCGCGTGGGCGGAAAGTACAGCGACGAGTGGCACCGCATCCACCTGAACAATCCGCGCGACGTGGTGCCCGAGTCCAACATGCCCGCCTACCCCTGGCTGGAAAAGACCGCGGTGGACCCTGCCGTCGCGGCACCCCGCATGAAGGCGCTGCGCACCGTGGGCGTGCCCTACACCGACGAGCAGATCGACGGTGCGGCCGCCGAGGTGAAGGGCAAGACCGAGATGGACGTGCTCGTGGCCTATCTGCAGGTCATGGGGCGTGCACTCAAGTAA
- the ccoP gene encoding cytochrome-c oxidase, cbb3-type subunit III, giving the protein MSDFTHNFWSVYVAGLTIVGIVGCLLLLWITSRKKAVPRADNTTGHVWDGDLTEMDNPMPRWWMWLFVITIVFGLGYLAAYPGLGRFTGQLGWSQRGEYEAEMAKAKAELEPLYARFAAMTTEQAAADPEAMAIGERLFMNNCAQCHGSDARGSKGFPNLADNDWLHGGAPANIRETLEKGRIGTMPPMAAAVGTPEEVRNLAHYVLSLSGSPHDSLRASLGKAKFTACAACHGMDGKGNTALGAPNLTDDIWLHGWGEAAIVSMINNGKVNQMPAQADKLTEAQIGVLAAYVWGLSNKPGAGGTAVR; this is encoded by the coding sequence ATGAGTGACTTCACCCACAACTTCTGGTCGGTGTACGTCGCCGGACTGACCATCGTCGGCATCGTCGGGTGCCTCCTCCTGCTGTGGATCACCTCGCGCAAGAAGGCCGTGCCGCGCGCGGACAACACGACCGGCCACGTCTGGGACGGCGACCTCACCGAGATGGACAACCCCATGCCGCGCTGGTGGATGTGGCTGTTCGTCATCACCATCGTGTTCGGCCTGGGCTACCTGGCCGCCTATCCAGGCCTGGGCCGCTTCACCGGCCAGCTCGGCTGGTCGCAGCGCGGCGAGTACGAGGCCGAGATGGCCAAGGCCAAGGCGGAACTGGAGCCGCTCTATGCACGCTTCGCCGCGATGACCACCGAGCAGGCGGCTGCCGACCCCGAGGCCATGGCCATCGGCGAGCGCCTCTTCATGAACAACTGCGCACAGTGCCACGGCTCCGACGCACGCGGCAGCAAGGGATTTCCCAACCTGGCCGACAACGACTGGCTGCACGGCGGTGCGCCCGCCAACATCCGCGAGACGCTGGAGAAGGGCCGCATCGGCACCATGCCTCCCATGGCGGCCGCCGTGGGGACGCCCGAAGAGGTGCGCAACCTCGCGCACTACGTGCTGAGCCTTTCGGGCAGCCCGCACGACTCGCTGCGGGCCTCGCTGGGCAAGGCGAAGTTCACAGCCTGCGCCGCCTGCCACGGCATGGACGGCAAGGGCAACACCGCTTTGGGCGCGCCCAACCTGACCGACGACATCTGGCTCCACGGATGGGGCGAGGCCGCCATCGTGTCCATGATCAACAACGGCAAGGTGAACCAGATGCCGGCCCAGGCCGACAAGCTGACCGAAGCGCAGATCGGCGTGCTCGCCGCCTACGTCTGGGGCCTGTCCAACAAGCCGGGCGCCGGCGGCACGGCGGTGCGCTGA
- the ccoG gene encoding cytochrome c oxidase accessory protein CcoG, whose amino-acid sequence MKPPDGKPRKVIPISPVPADGASAQAEVVSLYEAQKKIYPRSISGVFARWRWAMVFLTQLVFYGLPWLEWGQRQMVLFDLGARRFYIFGLVLYPQDFIYLTGLLIISALSLFLFTAVAGRLWCGFACPQTVYTEMFMWIEHKVEGDRSARLRLDNGPWTFEKVRKKSLKQFLWIGVSAWTGFTFVGYFVPIRELGAELLALQGSWQLFWVVFYGFATYGNAGFLREQVCKYMCPYARFQSAMFDKDTLVVTYDELRGEPRGPRSKSVDHRAKGLGDCIDCTLCVQVCPVGIDIRNGLQYECIGCGLCVDACNTVMDKMKYPRGLIRYSTQNGVANRWTQSQMLRRVLRPRVLIYTAVLVALCVGMLASLMVRTPLKVDVVRDRAALSRIVAGGRLENVYRLQIMNATEAPQRYRISASGLEGVAVASEPEVDIAAAQSRWVAVRLQIPYGSAPPGSHTVAFDIEALDAGAHVREKSIFLVPR is encoded by the coding sequence ATGAAGCCACCTGACGGGAAGCCACGCAAGGTCATTCCGATCTCACCCGTGCCGGCGGACGGCGCATCGGCCCAGGCCGAAGTCGTCTCGCTCTACGAGGCCCAGAAGAAGATCTACCCGCGGTCCATCTCCGGCGTGTTCGCGCGCTGGCGGTGGGCCATGGTCTTTCTCACGCAACTGGTCTTCTACGGCCTGCCCTGGCTGGAGTGGGGCCAGCGGCAGATGGTGCTGTTCGACCTCGGTGCGCGGCGCTTCTACATCTTCGGGCTGGTGCTCTACCCGCAGGATTTCATCTACCTGACGGGGTTGCTGATCATCTCGGCCCTTTCGCTGTTTCTCTTCACGGCCGTGGCCGGCCGGCTGTGGTGCGGCTTCGCCTGCCCGCAGACCGTCTACACCGAGATGTTCATGTGGATCGAGCACAAGGTCGAAGGCGACCGGAGTGCGCGGCTGCGGCTGGACAACGGCCCGTGGACGTTCGAGAAGGTGCGCAAGAAGAGTCTCAAGCAGTTCCTCTGGATCGGGGTGTCGGCCTGGACGGGGTTCACCTTCGTCGGGTACTTCGTGCCCATCCGTGAACTGGGCGCCGAGCTGCTCGCGCTGCAGGGCTCCTGGCAGCTCTTCTGGGTGGTCTTCTACGGCTTCGCCACCTACGGCAACGCAGGATTCCTGCGCGAGCAGGTCTGCAAGTACATGTGCCCGTACGCGCGCTTCCAGAGCGCCATGTTCGACAAGGACACCCTGGTCGTCACCTACGACGAGCTGCGCGGCGAGCCGCGCGGCCCGCGCAGCAAGTCGGTGGACCACCGCGCCAAGGGCCTGGGCGACTGCATCGATTGCACGCTGTGCGTGCAGGTCTGCCCGGTGGGCATCGACATCCGCAACGGCTTGCAGTACGAGTGCATCGGCTGCGGCCTCTGTGTGGATGCCTGCAACACCGTGATGGACAAGATGAAGTATCCGCGCGGCCTCATCCGGTACTCCACGCAGAACGGCGTGGCGAACCGCTGGACCCAGTCGCAGATGCTGCGGCGCGTGCTGCGCCCGCGCGTGCTGATCTACACCGCGGTGCTGGTGGCGCTGTGCGTGGGCATGCTCGCGAGCCTCATGGTGCGTACGCCACTCAAGGTGGACGTGGTGCGCGACCGCGCGGCGCTGTCGCGCATCGTGGCGGGCGGGCGGCTGGAGAACGTCTACCGCCTGCAGATCATGAATGCGACCGAGGCACCGCAGCGCTACCGCATCTCGGCCTCCGGGCTGGAGGGCGTTGCCGTGGCCTCCGAACCCGAGGTGGACATCGCCGCCGCGCAGTCGCGCTGGGTGGCCGTGCGCCTGCAGATCCCTTACGGATCGGCCCCTCCGGGATCGCACACGGTGGCGTTCGATATCGAGGCGCTGGATGCCGGCGCCCATGTCCGTGAAAAGTCGATCTTCCTCGTGCCGCGGTGA
- a CDS encoding FixH family protein yields MTQQSSPSAGVAPQPWWKFGHVWLVIAGPAVVVVAGLATAWLAVSKPDPVLAEDYYRRGIEINRTLERAGSDGMAPAMKARNHAATPAQDRPR; encoded by the coding sequence ATGACACAGCAATCCTCCCCATCGGCCGGCGTGGCCCCGCAGCCCTGGTGGAAATTCGGCCACGTGTGGCTCGTGATCGCGGGACCAGCCGTGGTGGTCGTGGCAGGCCTCGCCACCGCGTGGCTGGCGGTCAGCAAGCCCGATCCCGTGCTGGCGGAGGACTACTACCGCCGTGGCATCGAGATCAACCGCACGCTGGAGCGCGCGGGCAGCGACGGCATGGCGCCGGCGATGAAGGCCCGCAACCACGCCGCCACGCCGGCGCAAGACCGGCCGCGCTGA
- the fnr gene encoding fumarate/nitrate reduction transcriptional regulator Fnr, producing the protein MNPHTIKVACSNCNLRELCMPLGLNEQQLQRIDDIVATRRKVKRGSTLFRNGEAFTSLFAIRTGFFKTCVATEDGRDQVTGFQMAGEIIGLDGIVSDHHTCDAVALEDAEVCVMPFDRIEELSREVTALQHHVHKIMSREIVREHGVMLLLGSMRAEERLAAFLLNLVQRLHARGFSQSELVLRMTREEIGSYLGLKLETVSRTFSKFVEEGIVEVKQRHVRILDPDALKRIVNSQACH; encoded by the coding sequence ATGAATCCGCACACCATCAAGGTTGCCTGCTCCAACTGCAATCTGCGCGAACTCTGCATGCCCCTGGGCCTGAACGAGCAGCAGTTGCAGCGCATCGACGACATCGTCGCCACGCGCCGCAAGGTCAAGCGCGGCAGCACGCTGTTCCGCAACGGGGAGGCCTTCACGTCGCTCTTCGCCATCCGCACGGGCTTCTTCAAGACCTGCGTGGCCACCGAGGACGGACGTGACCAGGTCACGGGTTTCCAGATGGCGGGCGAGATCATCGGCCTGGACGGCATCGTGAGCGACCACCACACCTGCGACGCCGTGGCGCTGGAAGATGCCGAGGTGTGCGTGATGCCCTTCGACCGCATCGAAGAGCTGTCGCGCGAAGTCACGGCCCTGCAGCACCATGTCCACAAGATCATGAGCCGCGAGATCGTGCGCGAGCACGGCGTCATGCTGCTGCTCGGCAGCATGCGCGCCGAGGAACGCCTCGCGGCCTTCCTGCTCAACCTGGTGCAGCGCCTGCATGCGCGCGGCTTCTCGCAGTCGGAACTGGTCCTGCGCATGACGCGCGAGGAAATCGGCAGCTACCTCGGCCTCAAGCTGGAGACCGTGAGCCGCACCTTCTCGAAGTTCGTGGAAGAAGGCATCGTGGAAGTGAAGCAGCGCCACGTGCGCATCCTGGACCCCGACGCCCTCAAGCGCATCGTGAACAGCCAAGCCTGCCACTGA
- the hemN gene encoding oxygen-independent coproporphyrinogen III oxidase encodes MNAVTPELLRRFDVPGPRYTSYPTADRFVEAFGPDEYVLALQQRRLGSAAKAAPLSLYVHIPFCESLCYYCACNKIITRHPERADVYLRYLSREIDLHMAHCAPGQAVSQLHIGGGSPTFLSDGGLQELMGMLRRSFTLVPGGEYSIEIDPRTVDAGRLARLAEMGFNRLSFGVQDFDPEVQKAVHRVQPAEQVFALMQEARRLGFESINVDLIYGLPRQTPESFDRTLAQVGELRPDRIALYAYAHLPERFKPQRRIVAAELPMASAKVSMLSRSLNAFREAGYVYVGMDHFALPGDALAVAKRQGRLHRNFQGYSTQPDCDLIGLGVSAIGRVGATYSQNAKTLDEYYDFINQGRLPVVRGLALTRDDLVRRSVIMALMCQGEVLFEPMEQSWLIDFRRYFAAEMEVLEGMAEQGLVTVGDDGISVTGMGWFFVRGVAMVFDRYLQADRNRVRFSRII; translated from the coding sequence ATGAATGCTGTGACACCCGAGCTTTTGCGTCGCTTCGACGTGCCAGGGCCCCGCTACACCTCCTACCCGACCGCGGACCGGTTCGTGGAGGCCTTTGGCCCGGACGAGTACGTCCTGGCGCTCCAGCAGCGCAGGCTCGGCTCGGCGGCCAAGGCCGCGCCGCTTTCGCTCTACGTGCACATCCCGTTCTGCGAGTCGCTGTGCTACTACTGCGCGTGCAACAAGATCATCACGCGCCACCCGGAGCGGGCCGACGTCTACCTGCGCTACCTGAGCCGCGAGATCGATCTGCACATGGCCCACTGCGCACCCGGACAGGCGGTGAGCCAGCTGCACATCGGCGGCGGAAGCCCCACTTTCCTGAGCGACGGCGGCCTGCAGGAACTCATGGGCATGCTGCGGCGCAGCTTCACGCTGGTGCCGGGCGGCGAATATTCGATCGAGATCGATCCGCGCACGGTGGATGCGGGCCGGCTCGCACGGCTGGCGGAGATGGGCTTCAACCGACTCAGCTTCGGCGTGCAGGATTTCGACCCCGAAGTGCAGAAGGCGGTGCACCGCGTGCAGCCTGCCGAGCAGGTGTTTGCTCTCATGCAGGAGGCGCGCCGCCTGGGCTTCGAATCCATCAACGTGGACCTGATCTACGGCCTGCCGCGGCAGACGCCCGAATCGTTCGACCGCACGCTCGCGCAGGTGGGCGAATTGCGGCCCGACCGGATCGCGCTGTATGCCTATGCCCATCTGCCGGAGCGTTTCAAGCCCCAGCGGCGCATCGTCGCCGCCGAGCTGCCGATGGCGTCGGCCAAGGTGTCGATGCTGTCGCGCTCGCTCAATGCATTCCGGGAAGCCGGTTACGTGTATGTGGGCATGGACCACTTCGCGCTGCCCGGGGACGCGCTGGCCGTGGCCAAGCGGCAGGGGCGTCTGCACCGCAACTTCCAGGGCTACAGCACGCAGCCCGATTGCGACCTGATCGGCCTGGGGGTATCTGCCATCGGGCGCGTGGGCGCGACCTACAGCCAGAACGCCAAGACCCTCGACGAGTACTACGACTTCATCAACCAAGGGCGTCTGCCGGTGGTGCGCGGGCTCGCACTCACGCGCGACGACCTCGTGCGCCGCTCGGTCATCATGGCCCTCATGTGCCAGGGCGAAGTGCTGTTCGAGCCCATGGAGCAGTCCTGGCTCATTGATTTCCGCCGGTATTTCGCCGCGGAGATGGAGGTGCTGGAGGGCATGGCGGAGCAGGGGCTCGTCACCGTGGGAGACGACGGCATCTCGGTGACCGGCATGGGCTGGTTCTTCGTGCGCGGCGTGGCCATGGTGTTCGACCGCTACCTGCAGGCCGACCGCAACCGCGTGCGGTTCTCCCGCATCATCTGA
- a CDS encoding sulfite exporter TauE/SafE family protein, giving the protein MPDALVWTAFAMGLAGGPHCLAMCAAPCAALIGGPGRSAAAEGAPVRWMAVPVGGGGAARAALPPGGAPPATAVRTAYFHLARLAGYATAGAAAALAMDRLAWLTQQSAALRPVWTLLHVGMLAWGLLMALQARQPAWVERAGRAVWARIGPRVRAPGGVAAAGLAWALMPCGLLYSALLVAALGGSPWRGAAAMAAFGVGGMLWLVGGTWAWRRLRSRVDAARATWGTRAAGALLVAVAAWALWMDVWHQPMEMWCR; this is encoded by the coding sequence ATGCCCGATGCCCTGGTCTGGACCGCCTTCGCCATGGGGCTGGCGGGCGGCCCCCATTGTCTGGCCATGTGCGCGGCACCTTGCGCCGCGCTCATCGGCGGCCCGGGACGGTCCGCCGCCGCGGAAGGCGCCCCCGTGCGGTGGATGGCCGTGCCGGTGGGCGGCGGGGGCGCGGCCCGCGCTGCACTGCCGCCGGGCGGGGCGCCGCCCGCCACCGCCGTGCGCACGGCGTACTTTCACCTGGCGAGGCTCGCAGGCTACGCGACGGCCGGGGCGGCTGCGGCGCTGGCCATGGACCGCCTGGCATGGCTCACGCAGCAATCCGCGGCGCTGCGACCCGTGTGGACACTGCTGCATGTGGGCATGCTGGCCTGGGGCCTGCTCATGGCGTTGCAGGCCCGCCAACCCGCCTGGGTGGAGCGGGCGGGCCGTGCCGTCTGGGCCCGGATAGGCCCGCGGGTCCGCGCGCCCGGGGGCGTGGCGGCCGCCGGGCTGGCTTGGGCGCTGATGCCTTGCGGGCTGCTGTATTCCGCGCTGCTGGTGGCCGCCCTGGGGGGCAGCCCCTGGCGGGGGGCTGCGGCCATGGCCGCCTTCGGCGTGGGCGGCATGCTCTGGCTGGTGGGCGGGACCTGGGCCTGGCGGCGCCTGCGCAGCCGCGTGGACGCGGCCCGCGCCACGTGGGGTACGCGGGCCGCAGGGGCGCTGCTGGTAGCCGTGGCGGCCTGGGCGCTCTGGATGGACGTCTGGCACCAGCCTATGGAAATGTGGTGCCGATAG
- a CDS encoding HD-GYP domain-containing protein has protein sequence MNHSLLIDVGRLRVGMYIQLELGWMNHPFPVSSFRIASGEQIGTLVSLGLGQVRWVPGKSDPGLQEALASEESRSEDGAAGLAESAGAAPPGPLPRGEPADSLQARLEAQRRSLAQCDERFARATRIYERLALHAEQDPAEARKATESLITGCVDELMANGDSAIRLLSERAGTRAALHSVNVTVLGLLLGKALGLQGDDLNNLGVAALLHDLGKITLPPHVAQPSAALGPADQALYEAHVGESVVLAQRMGLGRAVVSAIAQHHEMADGSGFPLGLKAGDLGRAGQVLALVNHYDRMCNPLRGAGPLTPHEALSVLFAQHKARFDPKVLQAFIRLMGVYPAGSIVQLTNDRYAIVVSVDSSRPLRPLLIVHDGAVPKEEALVVDLERVPDLGIRRSLRPAQLPRDALDYLSPRKRICYFFERAVDIGTDGMAS, from the coding sequence GTGAACCACTCCCTCCTCATCGACGTTGGCCGGCTGCGCGTGGGCATGTACATCCAGCTGGAGCTGGGCTGGATGAACCATCCGTTCCCGGTCAGCAGCTTCCGCATCGCGTCGGGTGAGCAGATCGGCACCCTGGTGTCCCTCGGGTTGGGGCAGGTGCGTTGGGTGCCTGGCAAGAGCGATCCGGGGTTGCAGGAGGCCCTGGCCTCTGAAGAAAGCCGCAGCGAAGACGGGGCGGCCGGCCTTGCGGAAAGTGCCGGCGCCGCCCCTCCGGGCCCGCTGCCGCGCGGCGAGCCGGCCGATTCGCTGCAGGCGCGGCTGGAAGCCCAGAGGCGCTCCCTGGCCCAGTGCGACGAGCGCTTCGCCCGGGCCACCCGCATCTACGAACGCCTCGCACTCCACGCCGAGCAGGACCCCGCCGAGGCGCGCAAGGCCACCGAATCCCTGATCACCGGCTGCGTGGACGAACTCATGGCCAATGGCGATTCGGCCATCCGCCTGCTGTCCGAGCGCGCCGGCACGCGGGCCGCGCTGCACTCCGTCAACGTGACCGTGCTGGGCCTGCTGCTCGGCAAGGCCCTGGGGTTGCAGGGCGACGACCTGAACAACCTCGGCGTCGCGGCCCTGCTGCACGACCTGGGCAAGATCACGCTGCCTCCGCATGTGGCCCAGCCCAGCGCCGCCCTCGGCCCGGCCGACCAGGCCCTCTACGAGGCACATGTGGGCGAATCCGTGGTGCTGGCACAGCGCATGGGCCTGGGCCGGGCCGTGGTCTCGGCCATCGCGCAGCACCACGAAATGGCCGACGGCAGCGGTTTTCCGCTCGGGTTGAAGGCGGGCGACCTGGGCCGTGCGGGCCAGGTGCTCGCACTGGTCAACCATTACGACCGCATGTGCAACCCGCTGCGCGGCGCAGGCCCCCTCACGCCGCACGAGGCGCTGTCGGTGCTGTTCGCGCAGCACAAGGCCCGGTTCGATCCCAAGGTGCTGCAGGCCTTCATCCGCCTGATGGGGGTCTACCCTGCGGGGTCGATCGTGCAACTGACCAACGACCGCTATGCGATCGTCGTCTCGGTCGATTCGAGCCGGCCGCTGCGGCCGCTGTTGATCGTGCACGACGGCGCGGTGCCCAAGGAAGAGGCCCTCGTCGTGGACCTGGAGCGCGTGCCCGACCTCGGCATCCGCCGCAGCCTGCGGCCCGCCCAGCTCCCGCGCGATGCGCTGGACTACCTCTCGCCGCGCAAGCGCATCTGCTACTTTTTCGAGCGCGCCGTGGACATCGGCACGGACGGGATGGCCTCGTGA